The following are encoded in a window of Gossypium raimondii isolate GPD5lz chromosome 13, ASM2569854v1, whole genome shotgun sequence genomic DNA:
- the LOC105783888 gene encoding E3 ubiquitin-protein ligase SINAT2, translating into MAPGGGICKDVIESRITFAEYDMATSSAELRGSPLRKAATSLGGNLGATSTNDVHELLECPVCLNLMYPPIYQCPNGHTVCSICKARVHNSCPTCRNELGNIRCLALEKVAESLELPCRYQILGCHDIFPYYSKLKHEKNCRYRPYHCPYAGAECSVTGDIPFLVVHLKNDHKVDMHDGCTFNHRYVKSNPHEVENATWMLTVFNCFGRQFCLHFEAFHIGMAPVYMAFLRFMGDEDEARQFSYSLEVGCYGRKVTWQGVPRSIRDSHRKVRDSQDGLIIQRNLALFFSGGDRQELKLKVAGRIWKEQ; encoded by the exons ATGGCACCTGGTGGTGGTATCTGCAAGGATGTGATCGAGTCTCGTATTACATTTGCAGAATATGACATGGCAACTTCAAGTGCAGAGTTAAGAGGTTCCCCTTTAAGAAAAGCAGCAACCAGTTTGGGTGGAAATCTTGGAGCAACATCAACAAATGACGTGCACGAATTACTCGAGTGTCCCGTTTGCTTAAATTTGATGTATCCTCCGATTTACCAG TGTCCCAATGGCCACACTGTATGTTCGATTTGCAAGGCTAGAGTTCATAATTCTTGCCCGACTTGCCGCAATGAGCTTGGAAATATAAGGTGTTTGGCTCTAGAAAAAGTAGCGGAGTCATTAGAACTTCCTTGCCGATACCAGATTCTGGGTTGTCACGATATTTTTCCGTACTACAGTAAGCTGAAGCACGAAAAAAACTGTAGATACCGCCCCTATCATTGTCCGTACGCCGGAGCCGAATGCTCCGTCACTGGTGATATTCCGTTTCTCGTCGTGCATCTAAAGAATGATCACAAGGTCGATATGCATGATGGTTGTACTTTCAACCACAGATACGTTAAATCCAATCCTCATGAAGTCGAAAATGCCACCTGGATGTTAACC GTTTTCAACTGTTTCGGTCGACAATTTTGCTTGCACTTCGAGGCTTTTCACATAGGAATGGCACCAGTTTACATGGCTTTCTTACGATTCATGGGTGACGAGGATGAGGCGAGACAATTCAGTTATAGTTTGGAAGTTGGTTGTTATGGCAGAAAGGTTACCTGGCAAGGAGTTCCTAGAAGCATTCGAGATAGTCATCGGAAAGTTCGAGATAGTCAAGACGGACTTATAATTCAACGGAACCTGGCGCTCTTTTTTTCTGGCGGGGATAGACAGGAATTGAAGCTGAAAGTGGCCGGCCGGATTTGGAAAGAACAATGA
- the LOC105784363 gene encoding peroxidase P7: protein MENVFRQSNAGKVGNDFQENQFRQSNRPLVSMASIVSCFSKFCLTLFLLVLFHGSTNAKLSTNFYSKSCPNLLPIVKFIVHSAIMKEARMGASLLRLFFHDCFVNGCDGSVLLDDTSSFIGEKNAAPNRNSARGFNVVDDIKSAVEIVCPGVVSCADILALSARDSVTILGGPYWDVKLGRRDARTASQAAANNNIPSPSSNLNQLISRFSAHGLSPWDLVALSGGHTIGQARCTTFRARIYNESNIDSSFARTRQRNCPRATGSGDNNLAPLDIHTPTYFDNSYFKNLIDRRGLFHSDQQLFIGGRSTDSIVRGYSNNPRSFRSDFAAAMIKMGDISPLTGTKGEIRKNCRRVN from the exons atggaaaatgttttccgccaatcaaacgctggaaaagttggaaatgattttcaagaaaatcaattccgtcaatcaaacagacccttagttTCAATGGCTTCTATTGTTTCTTGTTTTTCCAAGTTTTGTTTGACTTTGTTTCTCCTTGTGTTGTTCCATGGAAGCACCAATGCTAAGCTTTCAAccaatttttactcaaaatcatgCCCCAACTTGTTACCGATTGTGAAATTCATTGTTCACTCTGCTATAATGAAAGAGGCTCGAATGGGTGCTTCTTTGCTTCGCTTGTTCTTCCATGACTGCTTTGTCAAT GGATGCGATGGATCGGTTCTACTAGACGACACATCGTCCTTCATCGGAGAAAAAAATGCTGCCCCAAATCGCAACTCTGCTCGAGGATTCAATGTGGTCGACGACATCAAGTCTGCCGTCGAGATAGTTTGCCCTGGTGTTGTTTCATGTGCTGATATCTTGGCTCTTTCTGCTAGAGACTCTGTTACAATT CTTGGAGGCCCCTATTGGGATGTGAAACTGGGGAGAAGAGATGCTAGGACTGCAAGCCAAGCTGCTGCTAATAACAACATTCCTTCTCCATCTTCTAACTTGAATCAACTCATTTCTAGATTCAGTGCTCATGGACTTTCCCCCTGGGACTTGGTCGCTTTATCCG GGGGACATACAATTGGACAAGCAAGGTGTACAACATTCAGGGCACGGATATACAACGAGAGCAACATCGACTCTTCATTTGCTCGAACAAGGCAAAGAAACTGTCCGAGAGCAACTGGATCAGGTGACAACAACTTGGCACCCCTCGATATCCACACGCCGACGTATTTCGACAACAGTTATTTCAAGAACCTAATCGATAGAAGAGGTCTCTTCCATTCCGATCAACAGTTGTTCATCGGTGGCAGATCCACGGATTCCATTGTTCGGGGTTATAGCAACAACCCGAGATCCTTTCGTTCGGATTTTGCAGCTGCCATGATCAAGATGGGAGACATTAGTCCCCTCACTGGAACAAAGGGAGAGATCCGGAAGAACTGTAGAAGGGTTAATTAA
- the LOC105784364 gene encoding LOB domain-containing protein 15, which translates to MSRERERFYEIGKKIKREADVVSFGGHHHQMGRRHMMGCHGTLNTITPCAACKLLRRRCAEECPFSPYFSPHEPQKFASVHKVFGASNVSKMLMEVPENQRADAASSLVYEANVRLRDPVYGCMGAISALQQQVQSLQAEINAVRAEIMKHKCREANLIPSSSHLALLSSGAVSIATPPPMPLPQPTTAADYNTISDENVTYTLDNKYYLDN; encoded by the exons ATGTCCAGGGAAAG GGAGAGATTTTATGAGATAGGCAAAAAGATCAAGAGAGAAGCAGATGTTGTTTCATTTGGAGGTCATCATCATCAAATGGGAAGAAGGCACATGATGGGTTGTCATGGAACCCTAAATACCATTACACCATGTGCTGCTTGTAAGCTATTGAGGCGTAGGTGTGCTGAAGAATGCCCTTTTTCTCCATATTTCTCCCCACATGAACCCCAAAAGTTTGCTTCTGTTCACAAGGTTTTTGGTGCTAGCAATGTCTCAAAGATGCTTAtg GAAGTACCAGAGAATCAACGAGCCGACGCGGCAAGTAGTCTTGTTTACGAGGCGAACGTAAGGCTAAGAGACCCTGTTTATGGTTGCATGGGTGCAATCTCAGCTTTGCAACAACAAGTTCAATCTTTACAAGCTGAGATCAACGCAGTAAGGGCTGAGATAATGAAACACAAGTGTAGGGAAGCTAATCTTATACCCTCTTCTTCTCATTTAGCCTTGCTATCTTCCGGGGCTGTTTCGATCGCCACACCACCACCAATGCCACTGCCACAACCTACCACGGCTGCAGACTATAACACTATATCAGATGAAAACGTTACCTATACTTTGGATAACAAGTATTACCTAGACAactga